One genomic segment of Novisyntrophococcus fermenticellae includes these proteins:
- a CDS encoding ABC transporter ATP-binding protein yields MLKIFKKFFAFCEDADRKKFYRALVDGILLALMEALKIPAMLLMIQAAIDKNITTKVIWQCFGILLFSVIAGAIVKYRSTILQCEAGYGTTANKRIEIAEHLRYLPMGYFNKNSLGYITSVTTNTMENLADVATRVVMLTTQGILTTGIIALMLLFYDWRIGLVVVIGLCIFLLVNSSMQRKSQKVSPRKLKTDTALVEKVLEYIQGIAEVKSYNLTGSTAKKLNCAIDDNTDCNIELEMTFIPYMTVQNAVTKLTGIVMILLSVYLYLQGSMSLIVCITMMISSFMVYSSLEQAGSYSSLLRVVDASVDKAQDILNLPGMDIEGRDLTPADVDVDLEHVDFSYEKRKIIENLSMHIPEKTTTAIVGPSGGGKTTLCHLIARFWDVDKGSVTLGKTNVKDFSMDSLMKNFSFVFQNVYLFQDTIANNIRFGKENASIEKVTEAAKKACCHDFIMELPEDYDTIIGEGGASLSGGEKQRISIARAIMKDSPVIILDEATANVDPENEKELVEAIEALTREKTIFMIAHRLKTVRNADQILVVDHGKIVQQGRHEELMQQDGIYRRFVNARELAAGWKL; encoded by the coding sequence ATGCTTAAGATATTTAAAAAGTTTTTCGCATTTTGCGAAGACGCAGACAGAAAGAAATTTTACCGTGCCCTTGTGGACGGTATCCTGCTGGCATTGATGGAGGCACTGAAGATCCCTGCCATGCTGCTGATGATTCAGGCAGCTATTGATAAAAACATCACAACAAAAGTAATCTGGCAATGCTTTGGCATCCTGCTGTTCAGTGTCATTGCAGGAGCGATTGTAAAATACCGCTCTACGATTTTACAGTGCGAAGCAGGCTACGGCACTACGGCTAATAAAAGAATTGAAATCGCAGAGCATCTGCGTTATCTCCCTATGGGGTATTTTAATAAAAACAGTCTGGGCTATATCACCTCCGTGACGACCAATACCATGGAAAATCTTGCAGATGTGGCAACCAGGGTGGTGATGCTGACAACACAGGGAATACTGACCACAGGAATTATTGCGCTGATGCTGCTATTTTACGACTGGAGAATCGGTCTGGTTGTAGTCATCGGACTGTGCATTTTTCTTTTAGTAAATAGTTCTATGCAGAGAAAATCCCAGAAAGTTTCACCGAGAAAACTGAAGACGGACACTGCTCTTGTAGAAAAAGTGCTTGAGTATATCCAGGGCATTGCAGAGGTAAAGTCTTATAATCTTACCGGCAGCACCGCAAAGAAGCTAAACTGTGCGATTGATGATAATACGGACTGTAATATAGAGCTGGAAATGACATTTATTCCCTATATGACCGTGCAAAATGCGGTGACGAAGCTGACGGGAATTGTCATGATTCTGCTCTCTGTTTATCTTTATCTCCAGGGCAGCATGAGTCTGATCGTGTGTATCACCATGATGATATCTTCCTTCATGGTATACTCCAGTTTAGAGCAGGCCGGCTCCTATTCTTCTCTGCTCCGTGTGGTAGATGCCAGCGTAGATAAGGCGCAGGATATCCTGAATCTTCCGGGAATGGATATTGAAGGCAGAGATCTGACACCGGCAGATGTTGATGTAGATTTGGAGCATGTGGACTTCTCTTATGAAAAGCGAAAGATTATTGAAAACCTGTCCATGCATATCCCGGAGAAAACAACGACAGCCATTGTAGGTCCAAGCGGCGGAGGAAAGACAACACTGTGCCACCTGATTGCCCGCTTCTGGGATGTGGATAAAGGAAGTGTTACTTTAGGAAAAACGAATGTAAAAGATTTCAGTATGGACAGTCTGATGAAAAATTTCAGCTTTGTATTTCAGAATGTTTATCTGTTTCAGGATACCATAGCAAACAATATCCGATTCGGAAAGGAAAACGCATCCATAGAAAAAGTGACAGAAGCAGCAAAAAAAGCATGCTGCCATGATTTTATTATGGAACTGCCCGAGGACTACGATACAATTATCGGTGAAGGCGGTGCATCCCTTTCAGGAGGAGAAAAGCAGAGAATCTCCATTGCAAGAGCTATCATGAAAGACTCTCCGGTCATCATCCTGGATGAGGCTACCGCAAACGTAGATCCGGAAAATGAAAAAGAGCTGGTGGAGGCCATCGAAGCACTGACCAGAGAAAAAACCATCTTTATGATCGCACATCGTCTGAAAACAGTAAGAAACGCCGACCAGATACTGGTGGTGGATCATGGAAAGATTGTACAGCAGGGCCGGCATGAGGAACTGATGCAGCAGGACGGTATATACCGTAGATTCGTAAATGCCAGAGAGCTGGCGGCAGGTTGGAAGCTGTAA
- a CDS encoding ABC transporter ATP-binding protein, with the protein MKQKEKSVFAWLREFAGSHKGLYTASVATAVLGVLCSIVPYIIVGDMLAKLLGGNKDWSFYLRDGFIMAAFWLGRVIFHGISTTCSHKATFHVLGNIRKQVCDKLSRVPLGYVKDTPSGTLKNVIVERIDSIETTLAHVLPEFTANLLAPLCVFIYLCLVDWRMALVSLITLPLGLLTYMGMMIGYEEKYRNTVVKTKRLNDTAVEYINGIEVIKAFGRAKNTQEKFIVATKEGAECFVEWMKSTNVFFSIAMVLTPCTALFVLPMGGLLVKNGSLSVPDYVLCLVLSIGLISPLITVMSYSDDIAKVSTIIGEVTGILSQEELKRPGTDRKKPENYSITLSDVTFGYHDKEVLHGIDMYIKEGTVNALVGPSGSGKSTIAKLIASLWDVDSGSICIGGVDIRDLSLEEYNRKVAYVSQDNYLFDDTIRENIRMGRLDATDEEVETVAKRSGCHEFIEELEKGYDTVAGGAGGHLSGGERQRIAIARAMLKDAPIVIFDEATAYTDPENEAVIQASVAKLVQGRTLIVIAHRLSTIADADQIFVVKDGEILERGTHQELLANQSLYQKMWEAHMSVKDTVKEGEVYA; encoded by the coding sequence ATGAAGCAAAAAGAAAAATCTGTTTTTGCCTGGCTCAGGGAATTTGCCGGTTCTCACAAGGGTTTGTATACCGCCAGTGTCGCAACTGCGGTTTTGGGGGTATTGTGCAGTATCGTCCCGTATATAATTGTGGGAGATATGCTTGCGAAGCTGCTTGGGGGAAATAAGGATTGGAGTTTTTATCTGCGGGATGGATTTATCATGGCTGCTTTCTGGCTGGGGAGGGTGATCTTCCACGGCATATCGACCACCTGCTCCCACAAGGCTACTTTCCATGTACTGGGAAATATCAGAAAGCAGGTGTGTGATAAATTGTCCAGAGTGCCTTTAGGCTATGTGAAGGACACACCTTCCGGAACCTTGAAGAACGTTATCGTAGAGCGCATTGACAGCATTGAGACAACATTGGCTCATGTGCTGCCGGAATTTACTGCGAATCTTTTGGCACCGCTGTGTGTATTTATTTATCTCTGCCTGGTGGACTGGAGAATGGCCCTGGTTTCACTGATTACTCTGCCCTTAGGGTTGCTTACCTATATGGGTATGATGATTGGCTATGAAGAGAAGTACCGCAACACAGTGGTAAAGACAAAGAGGCTGAATGATACTGCTGTAGAGTATATCAATGGCATCGAAGTGATTAAAGCTTTTGGGCGGGCAAAAAATACGCAGGAAAAATTCATTGTGGCTACAAAAGAGGGTGCAGAGTGTTTTGTGGAATGGATGAAGAGCACTAATGTCTTCTTCAGTATTGCAATGGTTCTGACTCCCTGTACCGCTTTATTTGTATTGCCCATGGGCGGCCTGCTTGTGAAAAATGGTTCCCTGTCTGTTCCTGATTATGTGCTGTGTCTTGTTCTTTCAATCGGTCTGATCTCACCGCTTATCACGGTCATGTCCTACTCGGATGACATTGCAAAGGTAAGTACGATCATCGGGGAGGTCACGGGAATTTTGTCACAGGAAGAGCTGAAGCGCCCTGGCACGGACCGTAAAAAGCCAGAGAATTATTCTATTACATTGTCTGACGTGACATTTGGATACCATGATAAGGAAGTACTCCACGGAATTGACATGTACATAAAAGAAGGAACAGTGAATGCACTGGTAGGACCTTCGGGAAGCGGAAAGTCCACGATTGCAAAGCTGATTGCATCTCTCTGGGATGTGGACAGCGGCAGCATCTGCATCGGCGGAGTGGATATCCGGGATTTATCGCTGGAGGAGTACAATCGGAAGGTGGCCTATGTATCGCAGGATAATTATTTGTTTGATGATACCATACGTGAAAATATCCGTATGGGCCGGCTGGATGCTACGGACGAAGAGGTGGAGACAGTGGCAAAAAGAAGTGGCTGTCATGAATTCATTGAGGAATTGGAAAAAGGGTATGATACAGTGGCGGGCGGTGCCGGCGGACACCTCTCAGGGGGTGAACGACAGAGAATTGCTATTGCGAGGGCGATGCTGAAAGATGCACCTATTGTCATTTTCGATGAAGCCACGGCTTATACAGATCCGGAAAATGAGGCGGTCATACAGGCCTCGGTTGCGAAGCTGGTGCAGGGAAGGACGCTGATCGTCATCGCCCACCGTCTCTCTACCATTGCCGATGCGGATCAGATTTTTGTAGTAAAGGACGGCGAAATTCTTGAACGGGGAACCCATCAGGAGCTGCTTGCAAATCAAAGCCTGTATCAGAAAATGTGGGAGGCCCATATGTCGGTGAAGGATACGGTAAAGGAGGGAGAGGTCTATGCTTAA
- a CDS encoding ABC transporter substrate-binding protein, with product MKKMNKIISTIIIVALFTSLTACGAKPDTAASDAATSSDHTQQEEKESLLDPANPIKVTFYSYSLGYPTMKSGMEHLINQFNDSIGKEKGVVVEGVVDDYTKWKTDVQAGNQVDIVQHTFSTLDNSAQSLGFKAYEDIFPDDELKEQFAAFTSNALSLGQIQGKTYGLAFTFSTPILYINSKLFEDAGLDPTKPPKTWDETLAAAKTIKEATGKDGFGLAPDNGWTTEGILFSNGANVLNDDQTKAVFTSDEGVEALEMWKAFYTAGVAGLGTDKDLMQEFSAGNLAMYLQSTSLYSGFKEAAEAGGWTLYGGEMPGFGDKPSVPVNSGSCLAVRPDSDQKAAAIWEFIKFVTGKEGYTIITSEIGYLPLRTDITDDPAYLKDYIDQNPILRTNLNQLTRMRPVTIWPGDVATEASAIFMDATVQSISTDADVKKVMAKAQDQINDLLGS from the coding sequence ATGAAAAAAATGAATAAAATAATAAGTACTATAATAATAGTGGCACTTTTCACTTCTTTAACAGCATGTGGAGCTAAACCGGATACTGCAGCGTCAGATGCAGCTACTTCGTCAGATCACACACAGCAGGAAGAGAAGGAAAGTCTTCTTGATCCGGCAAATCCCATTAAAGTAACTTTTTATTCCTACAGCCTTGGCTATCCCACTATGAAGTCCGGCATGGAACATCTGATCAATCAATTTAATGACTCTATCGGAAAAGAAAAGGGCGTTGTGGTAGAAGGGGTGGTAGACGACTATACAAAATGGAAGACAGATGTTCAGGCGGGAAATCAGGTGGATATTGTCCAGCATACCTTTAGTACTCTGGATAATTCTGCTCAATCGCTGGGATTTAAAGCATATGAAGACATATTCCCGGACGATGAGCTTAAGGAACAGTTTGCGGCATTTACGTCCAATGCACTATCCTTAGGACAGATTCAAGGCAAGACCTATGGACTTGCATTCACTTTTTCCACGCCCATCCTTTACATAAACAGCAAACTTTTTGAGGATGCAGGGTTAGATCCGACCAAACCTCCAAAGACCTGGGATGAAACTCTTGCAGCTGCAAAGACAATCAAGGAGGCCACCGGTAAGGATGGATTTGGATTGGCTCCTGATAACGGATGGACGACCGAAGGCATACTGTTTAGTAACGGCGCCAATGTATTAAATGATGATCAGACCAAAGCCGTGTTTACCAGCGATGAGGGCGTTGAAGCTTTGGAAATGTGGAAAGCCTTTTATACTGCAGGTGTGGCAGGATTAGGAACAGACAAGGATCTGATGCAGGAATTCAGTGCAGGAAACCTGGCTATGTATCTTCAGTCAACTTCCCTTTACAGTGGGTTTAAGGAGGCGGCAGAAGCTGGTGGCTGGACCTTATATGGAGGCGAGATGCCAGGCTTTGGGGACAAGCCTTCTGTTCCTGTGAACTCTGGAAGCTGCCTTGCAGTCCGCCCGGATTCAGACCAGAAGGCAGCGGCGATTTGGGAATTTATCAAGTTCGTGACAGGAAAAGAAGGGTATACCATTATCACTTCTGAAATCGGATACTTGCCTTTAAGAACCGACATCACGGATGATCCGGCATATTTAAAGGACTATATTGACCAGAATCCTATTCTTCGTACGAATTTAAACCAGCTTACCAGAATGAGGCCTGTTACCATCTGGCCGGGTGATGTGGCGACCGAAGCATCTGCCATCTTCATGGACGCAACGGTACAGTCCATAAGTACAGATGCAGATGTAAAAAAGGTCATGGCAAAAGCGCAGGATCAGATCAATGATCTGTTAGGAAGCTAA
- a CDS encoding metallophosphoesterase family protein: MKNIRFAHLSDTHILKDYDNVKLKEIFTSSVDPVESLRNCLRGLQEQSLDFVLITGDLVHEGVSSDYAFLKELIESELKNTKIVYVLGNHDHKQAFRTGMKFGESDEACFYTTDVDGLRIIVLDSAVEGNEEGSMSKEQEDWLAGVLKDKSERGSIVAFHHPVIWSNEQLAMKVSERFLSLLKNSDVIGVFCGHTHYNSLDSADGMTQYTADSTAFGIAFHPSGMGFTNKTGYGIYTLGDRNISMHTSVITPETNEYTSFTFADIMAAAE; this comes from the coding sequence ATGAAAAACATCAGGTTTGCGCACTTATCAGATACGCATATTTTAAAAGACTATGACAATGTGAAGTTAAAGGAAATATTTACATCCAGTGTGGATCCAGTGGAATCTTTAAGAAACTGCCTGAGGGGGCTTCAGGAACAAAGCCTGGATTTTGTACTGATTACAGGTGATCTTGTACATGAAGGTGTATCAAGTGATTACGCTTTCTTAAAGGAATTGATTGAGAGTGAGTTAAAGAACACAAAAATTGTCTATGTGTTGGGCAATCATGACCATAAGCAAGCGTTCCGTACCGGAATGAAATTCGGTGAATCGGATGAAGCCTGCTTTTACACTACAGATGTGGACGGTCTTCGTATTATTGTGCTTGACTCAGCAGTGGAAGGCAATGAGGAAGGAAGCATGTCAAAGGAACAGGAGGACTGGCTTGCAGGCGTATTAAAGGATAAAAGTGAGAGAGGCAGTATTGTCGCATTCCACCATCCTGTAATCTGGTCGAATGAACAATTGGCCATGAAGGTGTCAGAGAGATTCTTATCCTTGCTGAAGAACAGTGATGTTATCGGTGTTTTCTGTGGGCACACGCATTACAACAGCCTGGACAGTGCAGATGGTATGACACAGTATACAGCAGATTCGACCGCCTTCGGTATTGCCTTTCATCCTTCGGGCATGGGCTTTACGAATAAGACAGGGTATGGTATTTACACCCTTGGGGATCGCAACATTTCCATGCATACTTCGGTCATCACACCTGAGACAAACGAATATACCAGCTTTACTTTCGCTGATATAATGGCTGCGGCAGAATAA
- a CDS encoding TetR/AcrR family transcriptional regulator, with protein MKQEEYTTLDNILNAAKTEFLEKGFQKASLRKIVKTAGVTTGAFYRYYPSKEALFAALIEETADHIFHIFTGTVEVFQQLPGEQQSTNMRASSSKCLQDILDYIYEHYDSFKLLINCAGGTPYEDFTQRMVRVEEACTYQYIEDMEKLGAQIPAVDRRFSHTVICGMFNSMFELIVHDTPKEEAAALIRQLQEFYTAGWTRTLGVEF; from the coding sequence ATGAAGCAGGAAGAGTACACCACACTGGACAATATTTTAAATGCAGCCAAGACTGAATTTTTAGAAAAAGGTTTTCAGAAAGCATCACTTAGAAAGATTGTTAAAACCGCAGGAGTGACAACCGGAGCCTTTTATCGGTATTATCCAAGTAAGGAAGCCTTGTTTGCGGCCTTGATTGAGGAGACTGCTGATCATATTTTTCACATTTTTACAGGTACGGTCGAGGTCTTTCAGCAGCTTCCGGGAGAGCAGCAGAGTACCAATATGAGAGCATCTTCGTCGAAGTGTCTCCAGGATATTCTGGACTACATTTATGAGCACTATGACAGCTTTAAGCTGCTGATCAACTGTGCAGGCGGAACACCCTATGAGGATTTCACACAGCGCATGGTGCGGGTGGAAGAAGCGTGTACTTACCAGTATATTGAGGATATGGAGAAACTGGGGGCTCAGATTCCTGCTGTGGACAGAAGATTTTCCCACACGGTCATCTGCGGAATGTTCAACAGTATGTTTGAGCTTATTGTTCATGACACACCGAAAGAAGAGGCAGCAGCCCTCATCAGGCAGCTGCAGGAGTTTTATACAGCAGGCTGGACCAGGACTTTAGGTGTGGAATTTTAA
- a CDS encoding carbohydrate ABC transporter permease, with translation MDPIIANDLMTYGKTVKKDRKTQWFQYVKPYLFLLPAIAIIIFWVYKPLLQTLQYSLYKWSMVPGTQPEYVGLANFTKLFKNKDFIPALKNTVIYIAGMLPFSVVLPLFIAAATHDLAGKAKNLYRALIFVPMIMPPVAVAIIFQWLLHPSNGLVNHLLLTWGITSDNIAFFANEAFAKTMIILISGWKMIGFSTLMFSSALSNIDFQYYEAAKLDGAGSIRRFFDMTLVLLSPTVMLMLMISVLFAGQWSFAYIDLLTTGGPFGSSTNIFYLMYKFAFNDLNVGLCAATATLFFIVFGIIALLMQFLSKKFAFYDN, from the coding sequence GTGGATCCTATTATAGCAAATGACTTAATGACATACGGAAAGACTGTTAAAAAGGATAGAAAAACCCAGTGGTTTCAATATGTCAAACCATACCTCTTCCTGCTTCCAGCAATAGCGATTATTATTTTCTGGGTGTACAAGCCATTGCTCCAGACATTGCAGTACAGCCTGTATAAGTGGAGCATGGTACCCGGAACACAGCCGGAATATGTGGGACTGGCCAACTTTACAAAGCTATTTAAGAATAAGGATTTTATTCCGGCTCTTAAAAATACGGTGATTTATATTGCAGGAATGCTGCCATTTTCTGTTGTCCTGCCGCTATTCATTGCGGCAGCGACACACGATCTTGCCGGGAAGGCTAAAAATTTATATCGTGCATTGATTTTTGTTCCGATGATTATGCCTCCGGTTGCTGTCGCTATTATTTTTCAATGGCTTCTGCATCCGAGTAACGGACTGGTTAATCACCTGCTGCTGACCTGGGGGATTACTTCTGACAATATCGCTTTTTTTGCCAACGAAGCTTTTGCGAAGACGATGATCATCCTGATTTCCGGTTGGAAAATGATAGGATTTTCTACTCTGATGTTTTCCTCAGCACTCAGCAATATAGATTTTCAGTATTATGAGGCGGCGAAACTTGATGGTGCGGGAAGTATCCGGAGATTTTTTGACATGACTTTGGTATTGCTGTCACCTACGGTGATGCTTATGTTAATGATCAGCGTATTATTCGCAGGCCAGTGGTCCTTTGCATATATTGATCTGCTGACCACAGGGGGTCCTTTCGGAAGTTCCACCAATATATTTTATTTGATGTATAAGTTTGCTTTTAATGATCTGAATGTCGGGCTATGTGCAGCTACTGCAACTTTGTTCTTTATTGTATTCGGCATTATCGCACTGCTCATGCAATTCTTATCTAAGAAATTTGCTTTTTATGATAACTAG
- a CDS encoding carbohydrate ABC transporter permease: MIKKRVFTGLKHLLLMLLSFIAVFPIYWMIISSLKGDPEIFNYLPFSKDLKFENYQYAFQAMPIGKMLVNSFVNSAVQTVFQLIVAVLAAYGLVRWDFPGKTILYSLFTLTWLVPFQAIMIPNYVQINEWGLNGTVTAIILPYMASSFACISMYQAFASFPKALIDAGRMDGSGELQVLKNIVLPSMGASVASLGIILFINSWNDYMWPMLITKKLEQAPIQIGLKSFVGADVNMWGSMMAATTVSCLPILIIYLVLQRNIVDSFMKWGIK, encoded by the coding sequence ATGATTAAAAAGAGAGTATTTACCGGACTAAAGCACCTTTTACTAATGCTCTTGTCCTTTATTGCAGTATTCCCCATCTACTGGATGATAATATCCTCATTAAAGGGCGACCCTGAGATTTTTAATTATCTGCCGTTTTCAAAAGACCTGAAGTTTGAGAATTATCAATATGCATTCCAGGCGATGCCAATTGGCAAAATGCTTGTAAATTCATTTGTAAACAGTGCTGTTCAAACAGTATTTCAGTTGATTGTGGCAGTACTTGCCGCCTATGGACTTGTCCGTTGGGATTTTCCCGGTAAGACGATATTGTACAGCTTGTTTACCCTGACCTGGCTGGTTCCGTTTCAGGCGATTATGATCCCAAACTATGTGCAGATAAATGAATGGGGATTAAATGGAACTGTTACTGCGATTATTCTTCCCTATATGGCGTCCTCCTTTGCGTGCATATCTATGTATCAGGCATTTGCCTCTTTTCCAAAGGCACTTATTGATGCAGGACGGATGGATGGGAGCGGTGAGCTTCAGGTGCTCAAAAACATTGTTCTTCCAAGCATGGGGGCTTCTGTTGCATCTCTGGGAATCATATTGTTTATAAATTCGTGGAATGATTATATGTGGCCTATGCTGATAACTAAGAAGCTGGAACAGGCACCGATTCAGATCGGACTTAAATCCTTTGTAGGTGCCGATGTAAATATGTGGGGCTCCATGATGGCGGCAACCACAGTATCCTGCCTGCCGATTCTTATTATTTATCTTGTGTTGCAGCGCAACATTGTTGATTCTTTTATGAAATGGGGTATTAAATAA
- a CDS encoding ABC transporter ATP-binding protein, translated as MISAVSYAGGHKTLTILGCALSAIAAVLGLAPYICVWLVARDALEVFPNLSAAPDLARYGWMAVWFSVANVLVYFAALMCTHLAAFRTARNIRNTLMRHVVQLPLGYFVNGQSGLIRKQIDENAGLTEDMLAHKLPDLTGAIVTPIVSIVVLFVFDWVMGLLCLLTMVLALISMFAMMSGDNATFFHRYQLEVEKMSSEAVEYVRGIPVVKVFQQTVYSFKAFYNAILSYSDLAGKYSMSCQKGQTFFLTCINSAFALLVPAALLMANRGDPVRILVNFIFYALFAPACGGMINRIMYASDAVRQTDEAMFKLNRILEEKPLPEPTTPKKPQGAGVEFQNVTFHYPGTENPALDHVSFSVPEGGTVALVGPSGGGKTTAASLIPRFWDVQKGCVLIGGTDVREIAKEELMQRVAFVFQDTKLFKKSLYENIRTSCPDATREQVLAAAHAAQCDDILEKMPNGIDTVVGTKGVYLSGGEAQRIALARAILKDAPIIVLDEATAFADPENEYQIQKAFEKLTRGKTVLMIAHRLSTIQNADQILVLNEGQVAESGTQAELLRQEGRYAAMWADYNRAAQWKVGKEAAV; from the coding sequence TTGATAAGCGCAGTCTCCTATGCGGGCGGGCACAAGACCCTGACAATCCTGGGGTGTGCTCTTTCTGCCATAGCGGCGGTGCTGGGGCTTGCACCCTACATATGCGTCTGGCTGGTTGCAAGAGACGCTTTGGAGGTATTCCCCAATCTGTCCGCCGCCCCGGATTTGGCACGCTACGGCTGGATGGCAGTATGGTTTTCCGTAGCCAATGTGCTTGTCTATTTTGCTGCACTAATGTGTACCCATCTGGCGGCATTCCGTACCGCACGCAATATCAGAAACACGCTGATGCGCCATGTGGTTCAATTACCACTCGGCTATTTTGTGAACGGTCAATCCGGGCTCATACGCAAGCAGATTGACGAAAACGCCGGACTTACTGAGGATATGCTGGCGCACAAGCTGCCCGATTTAACAGGCGCAATCGTTACACCCATTGTCTCTATCGTGGTACTGTTTGTCTTCGACTGGGTAATGGGACTATTATGTCTGCTCACCATGGTTTTGGCGCTTATCAGCATGTTTGCGATGATGAGCGGCGACAACGCCACCTTCTTTCACCGTTATCAGTTAGAAGTTGAAAAGATGAGCAGTGAGGCTGTGGAATATGTGCGGGGCATCCCCGTGGTAAAAGTATTCCAGCAAACAGTATACTCCTTCAAAGCCTTTTATAATGCCATCCTGTCCTATTCCGACCTTGCCGGCAAATATTCCATGAGCTGTCAAAAAGGGCAAACCTTTTTCCTCACCTGTATCAACAGCGCATTTGCACTGCTTGTTCCGGCAGCGCTCCTTATGGCAAACCGCGGTGACCCGGTCAGAATACTTGTTAATTTCATCTTCTACGCCTTGTTTGCCCCGGCCTGCGGCGGCATGATTAACCGCATTATGTACGCAAGCGACGCTGTGCGCCAAACGGACGAAGCGATGTTTAAACTGAACCGGATTTTGGAAGAAAAGCCACTGCCAGAGCCAACTACTCCGAAAAAACCGCAGGGTGCAGGTGTGGAATTTCAAAATGTCACCTTTCACTATCCCGGTACCGAAAATCCTGCTTTGGATCATGTCAGCTTTTCTGTTCCCGAAGGCGGAACCGTGGCGCTGGTAGGACCGTCCGGCGGCGGTAAAACCACGGCCGCCAGCCTGATCCCACGCTTTTGGGATGTACAAAAGGGCTGCGTTCTCATTGGCGGCACCGATGTGCGTGAAATTGCGAAGGAGGAACTGATGCAGCGTGTCGCCTTTGTATTTCAGGACACAAAGCTCTTTAAGAAAAGTTTGTATGAAAATATTCGTACCTCCTGCCCTGATGCGACCCGTGAGCAGGTACTCGCCGCTGCACACGCCGCACAATGTGATGATATTTTAGAAAAAATGCCGAACGGCATTGATACCGTAGTAGGCACAAAGGGCGTCTATCTTTCAGGCGGCGAGGCGCAGCGTATCGCCTTAGCGAGAGCAATCCTCAAGGATGCACCCATTATTGTGCTGGACGAAGCCACTGCCTTTGCCGACCCGGAGAATGAGTATCAGATACAAAAGGCATTTGAGAAACTAACCCGAGGTAAAACCGTGCTTATGATTGCCCATCGTCTGTCCACCATTCAAAATGCTGACCAGATCCTGGTACTGAATGAGGGGCAGGTGGCGGAAAGCGGAACACAGGCGGAGCTGCTGCGGCAGGAGGGCAGGTATGCTGCTATGTGGGCGGACTACAACCGGGCTGCCCAGTGGAAGGTTGGAAAGGAGGCAGCCGTATGA